CACACGAGTTAAATCTGGCCAGCACATATGATCAGGAGGCAGAAAGGAGATGCTGACCTGAGGTAAAGGGCAGCAGGCCCACTGTCCAGAGTTCATTTTACAGCAGGTGGAGCCCCATGGACATCTGGTTTTCTCGTCACATTTCTCATCCTCCACCTCTAAGGTCAGAGCTGGTACCTTTGTCAGCCAGGAGACGGGCGGAGAGAAGCCCCAAGGGTCATCGCAAGTTTCGGCTGCCAAGTTGCAGACTTTGCCGTGAGGGCAGCAGTGGATGTGATCGTCACAGCAAACAGCCTGCCGGGTACACACAATACAGACCAGAGTGTTACACCGAACTACTACTAGAAAGCCATTTAAGCTcacaacttcttttttttttttttaaactacaaaTTTAAACTCTTAAGATCATAACTCTCCTGTGTGAGCGTCCTGGGCAGCATTAATTTAGCACGTCTTTCCAAAGGTGGTGATCAGTACCCGCTCCCTCATCGAGTCTGCTTGTTTAACACCCACTAATTTCCTCTTTGTGAGTCTTTATTGAAATAAATTGGCATCATGTTTGTTTACGAATTAGCGCATTGTTACTAGCTCACCCGCTGACCTGCGCCACGGTTCACGTCAGCATGAGTTTGCCGCCCTCAGAAAAATCTGGCTCAGTTCTGTCTTGGTGGTTTGAGCCTGATGTACTTGTGGTTACAGGATTTTCATGAGCTCAGCATTTTGAAAACTAGAGACAGGACAGAAGGCGGCAGTCTTCACTTCAGCCCCACATTACCTGAAGCAGCGGACAGCAGGCCCAACTGCCACTCGCAGTCTTGCAGCAGGTGGATTTCCCAGGACATGTCGTTGACTTGTCGCACCTGTTGTTACCGTCTTCCAGTAGAGGAAATACGGGCACGTGTCCAAGCATGGGAGTCACGGCGTTACCTGTGGAGGCGTCGCACGTGGAGCTTTTCAGGTTACAAATGGTGCCGTGGGGGCAGCAGTGCAGGTGGTCCTCACAGCACACAGCCTGCAGGGATGCGGAACCCAGACTTAGAGTCTGCAAATGAACCTACTACATTACCTAAAGGAGAGTCCATTAATAAAATCTGCTCATGTTTATTAATTGACAATAACTCACTCAAATGAGTTAGAGTCCCTGTCGGAAAGGAGAACAGGTCATTAAAGGCAAGTACCTGTGGTAACGGACAGCAGGCCCAGTCTCCTTTTAGTGTTTTACAGCAGGTGCTTCTGTCAGCACAGGCCACAGACTCGTTGCAGGGGATGGAATGGACTGAAAGgcatgcagaaaataaaaatcaccaTGACAGAAGCTAACATTTTTAGACTCCTGTAACACTGCTCGACTCAGTGAAACGTTTTGAGGGggaaccccccaccccaccccccacaaTGCAGCACAACCAGATATACATTTCACACATTCTTCTTCCTCCTTGTCAAATTTTGGCACAAAGAAACCCAATCACTGACAAGATGAAAACAGATGGAGAAAAGCTTCTTCCCACTCCACacaatcaaatcaaaatgtTAAAGTTGATGAATTTTAGTCAAAACAGATTAAGGCAACATTACTgaagatattaataaaacagTTTGTATTAAAAcgtgttttcctctgaaacacGTTAGACATTTACAGTTTGATCACAGAAGATGTGACGATGGCCGTCTCACTCACCTTTTCTCTGGACTGTAAGGAGCTCGGTCGCAGCTTCTGCCAGAGTCATGGTGGGGTTTCTCTGGGTAGACAGACAGGTCCTGTGGTACAGGTCGCACTCTGAGCCTGCAGGGCAGCAGTGGACGCGATCGGAACAACAGACGGCCTGAAAGAAGAGAAGTAAATCTTTGCAATCAATGATTGTGTGAAAGTGAGAACTCAACCTCAAATACTGCATTTCCTCCCATGAGCTGCTCTCCTGGGCCTTTACTGCAACTACCTTCATTTTGTGAGTCTTTGTGCTTTCAGTAACTGACAAGCTGCTCTATTGGGCAGAGCTCAGGTGAAGGACTTGTACACTGAAGAATATCCCTGCCTtcattttgctgtgttttttggCTAATTATCCATTCATTTTGAAGCACTGTGCAGCTTATTCTGATTTTTCAGTCTAATGATGACTTCACCGCAGCGTTTTAGCATTTCTATCAACCTCGTATTGAGAGTTCCAGAGAAAAACTACCAAAAGGAAGTCTTAACACTTTGAATCAAGTCTCCATAAGTATTTTAAATTCATAAAAGAAAGGAAATTGGGACTCATTACATTTGACCAAAAGCAGCCttcattttgttaaatatgCCACTTATTTGAAACCTAAAAAGACTAAACACctgatgaaatattaaaaagtttCACAATGACCTTTAGATAGTAAGAGTTTGTCTCTCTGCAACTTTCTGTTCATCTAAACTGACCCCATCACTTGGTGACTTCATACTACTTACATTGGGCATCGGGCAGCAGCCGTAGGTGTCGTTGGTCATCTTGCAGCATGTGGTGAGATCAGGACAAAATGCCTTCTTGTCTGGACAACTGACTGAGGGGATGACAGAAGTGACACAGGATCCATCAATAAAAATCCTGTTCAccgtttgtttttaatttaaagataaGACTTACTGTCATTGGCTACAGCAGGGATCTTCTTCATCAGGGGCATGACGGTCTCGCCACGCCTACACTGTGAATGCTTCAGGTCACACTCCATGTTGGCAGGGCAACAGTGAAGGTGATCCTCACAGCATGTGGCCTGCATGAGATTCAAACACAGGACGTTTTAGCCTCATTAGTAGCCCTCGTGTCAATGTTTTCctaatttacatttttcccCCTAATCAGTACAGTAAGAATCAAACAGCTTTAATTCAGTgacataaaaatatgaaaaacactGGAAACTGTTGGAAGACTTTACTTCAAATCACTTGTACTACACCTACAGCATTTATATTTACCTTTGGGTATGGGCAGCAGCCGTACTCTCCGTTGGGTAGCAGACAGCATGTGAAAGCGGTTGGGCAGCTGACTTTCCCATCAGGGCATGACACTGAACTGCCAATAGAAGCTACAAAAGTAGTAAGACCTAAAAAGAAACGCAGTCTTCTGTTAACACTACAGTATCATCTGCATATAAATTTAGAAACGTAAGTGAATACATGATCATCACATTTCACAGTTTATTTATATGAGGTAATCCCCACCTGGGTTATTCCCTCTCCTTCTAGCAGGTAGTTTCACCAGCAGGGGGAAGGACTCCAGCGAGGCAGAGACGCACCGCAAGTGAGCGATATCACACTTTGTTGCCTCAGGGCAGCAGTGGCGCCTATCGTCACAACACACCgcctgcagagagaagaagatCATTTCTGACAGGGATAGTGAAGCACACCAGCACTATAGATCTATAACTGGGACATGAAAATGAATAGTTGATGCACGTGAGACATTTTAAATTCAGTATATAGAGTAGTTTGAATAAAACAGGCAGATGTGCCTTTCTATTAAAGCAAATGAGCACTGATCACTgcatgtgcagccaacaaacaCCATCTGAATCCAAGGTAATGCTGCAGCTTCAATGAGTTTAAATAGTGAAGAAAGTCAGTGTTTCATTTGAAGCAAATAAATGCCTTAAAATGGTCATTTCACTCTGAACgcagacatttttaaatgtttttccacCAGGAGTATACAGAGATTATAAGAATTACATTCACTCCATATTAGCCATTATTAGAATACGAAAAAGCTGAAATATATAAAGTTTTCATTATTGGGGTGTCCAAATCAAGTCCTAAATGTCTGACATTTTTAACACTTACTGTAGAGACTGACATTTATAGTTTTAGCTGCTTTCAGGATCGATCAAGCTCTCCCCTCTTTGCCTTTACTGTCAGCTGCAGCTTCAGAGTGCTGACATCAGCAGCTATAAGTGATTCAACAAAAGGTCAGACTCACTAATTTTGACTTTAGAAAATGTGGAGTCTGTGGCAGAAGTGCAGTGTCATTCTGTGTTGCCAGCCAATTTGTTCATGAAGCAACTTCAGAACCACACAACCAGCCCTCAATGAGTGTTGAGGCAACATCATTGAAGACACTGGCAAATATATACGCAACACGGACACAACCGCAGTAGACTACAAGTCTAATGACTTTTTTGTAAATGAATGATCACCGCTAAGAATTTAAAACTGTCATCACTAAATGAAGTGTCTGGAATTTGTGGTAGTAGAAGGGTTGCCATAAACTTTAAGATTCTTAAAGATGTTGCATTTTCTAAGCCTATGCATCCTTTACATCATCTATAAACATGGTCTGAAACCATttgaatgtttgtgtgaaacttgAGGAAAACTGAAGTGCGTATTAAACATATAGTGTTGGTGAAGAAATGcatcacatttcattttaaacagcTACAAACCTACACAGGCAGCATGTCAAGAACTCATGCAAGAAGCAGCTGATCATTTTTTGGTGTGAGAAACCTGGGGCTTGTGTGGAGCTAGTGATTTTAGGCAAAGAtggtgtttgtgttcatgtgtgtcaccTTGGCTAAGGGGCAGCAGCCCCAGGAGCTGTCAGGAAGCTGGCAGCAAGTCGTGCCATCCGGACACTCAGACACCTGGTCCGGACAAACGACTGCCTTCACCGTCTCCTCGAGCTGGAGCAATCACACATCACAGCCAACGCATACAAATGCAAGGATGCCACAtggtcaaacaaacaaaaggtttAAAACACTCAAATATGAACAGTTCAATCAATCCAAACACACTGAAAGATCACTTCAGCTACAGTGTAATATACAGatataaaatattgttttttccttgcaagacaagaaaagaaacaactgCTGGAGAGATTAAGTCCCTGGAAAGATCTTGGTGCTGCACCAAGAGAGATCAGGTAGCCTGTGTGGGGGAGGTCGAAGCATCTCTGCTTGGAGTGCCATCGTGAAACCGACACCATCGTGCCTTTCAATACTCTGAAGAGGTGCGAGGAATGtttttgaaatgtgcaaacaccTTGTTTAGCCATGCGTGTTATTCTTTTATGTCATTTGTTTTTGGGGTGGGAGAAACATACAAGGCAGATAAGATGATTCCATTATTTTGATAGATAACGCCGATTGAGCCAACGTATCCAGGAGGACATACAAATAACAAAACTGAGCTTGGTTCACTGGGGTTTCCTTTAAGATAATCTTCCAATATAACTTCCCAAAACAGCTTCAATGGTTGTTGGTGGGGTAATCAGCATTAAGATTTCTaaagacagaagctaagctTTGCCCCACCCCCTTCACCTGAGGTGTGGTCGGGAGTCGTGTCATCCACGGCAGGGAAACTGTTTTATTGACGCATTTCTCATGGACCAGATCGCACAGCGTGCCCTCGTAACAGCAGTGGAGGTGGTCTGAACAGCACTCTGCCTACAGGTGGATTCAAACAGAGTGTAAGACAAACAGGTTCATGAGAGGAAAccttataaaaattaaaataattttaattttaagtgACAGCaaactgaaattttaaaaaactattttttccaTGCAGAACATAAATACCGAGTTTTATTAGTTTATAGTACAAAATATCCTGCAACTCTTTTACAAAAGTCATAAATAACATACTGTCAATAATATGCATAATGTTCAAGGTCATTATATGAAACTGTATGTGGACTGTTTTGTTCTATTAAACTGTCTACTACAATATTTCTGAAAGAACTCCCCTTCAGTATGTGAGCAATATGAACAAGTTCTCAAAATAAAACTCTGTCAGAAGGAAGACGCCCCAGCAcagaggaaataaataaaaaccccCTGTGTCATCCTCGATCAGCACAGCACACTCAGTTCTCAGTGAGAGCAGTTTATGGCTGAGAAACAGCCCGAGTTTGAGTGCGCGTCTTATTCCTCTCAGatagtttctttaaaaaaaaaaaaaaaaaaaaaaaaaaaaaaattgtactcTACAGCTCACACGCTGCAGGTCAAGCCAGAGTGGTGTATGTGGGTAAAACTGTAGCCCCTGCTGCAGTGTGTGAGCTGTTGAATGTTGAAAGGGGGGGGGGTGGTTCATTCATCAATGGGTTGAAATAAAAGGGATTATTCTGCAAATAGATTCTCAGTTTTTGCCCAAACATATCATTTGAATCTAGTTCCTCACAGCTTTGTTCCCTGAAAGCAAACCAGCAAGTGAATTTGATACCAGAAGTGAGGAGAACACAATGGAACTTCTcagacaatcacaatacaacaATAAACACACGTTTGTGTTAGTTCAAGCAGTCATGGTGGAATGCAAGTCAACCCAAGCATTTGGCCGCTTGTGCAATAACCGCAACAGTTGCACGAGCTTGATTTCCATGTGACCCAACCTACTGCGACATTAAAGGCCGTCTAATGACTGTTATAGATGGATAAAAATGCTCTTTTCTGCATTAAGTAATCTTTATAGTCATGAGAAAGTTAATTTTCACAGGACCCTCTGCTGTCATGTGAAAAACCAAGTACAAGCCATGCCTCAGCAGCTCGCTAAAGGCAACAACAACTTGAATTCTTTTCTACATGACCATCAGACTTTGACTTGGCAGTGGAGGAATTTTTCCCACTCTTTGCAGCGTTGCTACAGCTCATTGAGGCATAtagcattcatttatgcacagctctctgaagGTCCTGACTATACTTGAGTTGGgttgaggtctgcagt
The Oreochromis aureus strain Israel breed Guangdong linkage group 8, ZZ_aureus, whole genome shotgun sequence DNA segment above includes these coding regions:
- the grnb gene encoding granulin b isoform X2, which codes for MMGLLCLALLGLSSALVCPDGGICQGKNTCCKNTEGGYGCCPLPRAECCSDHLHCCYEGTLCDLVHEKCVNKTVSLPWMTRLPTTPQLEETVKAVVCPDQVSECPDGTTCCQLPDSSWGCCPLAKAVCCDDRRHCCPEATKCDIAHLRCVSASLESFPLLVKLPARRRGNNPGLTTFVASIGSSVSCPDGKVSCPTAFTCCLLPNGEYGCCPYPKATCCEDHLHCCPANMECDLKHSQCRRGETVMPLMKKIPAVANDISCPDKKAFCPDLTTCCKMTNDTYGCCPMPNAVCCSDRVHCCPAGSECDLYHRTCLSTQRNPTMTLAEAATELLTVQRKVHSIPCNESVACADRSTCCKTLKGDWACCPLPQAVCCEDHLHCCPHGTICNLKSSTCDASTGNAVTPMLGHVPVFPLLEDGNNRCDKSTTCPGKSTCCKTASGSWACCPLLQAVCCDDHIHCCPHGKVCNLAAETCDDPWGFSPPVSWLTKVPALTLEVEDEKCDEKTRCPWGSTCCKMNSGQWACCPLPQAVCCNDHKHCCPKGYKCNVAEGTCDKPGGLSVAWLQKIPALQEEPGRTVSNPTRNMCDAQTSCPRDTTCCFMEKEHKWGCCPLPNAVCCKDGKHCCPSGYTCEPHHFSCSRGSHVIPWFAKVSAVTEPGAMIDVKCDNKSSCASGTTCCKLKTRKWGCCPLVKAVCCTDHEHCCPQGYTCNMQTGTCEKKQHYHHLSTIPQIEVLQSVKEAEDEEDVACDGRGEFRCSKQDTCCKISATEWSCCPSPRAVCCFDSKHCCPAGYSCDLKAGGCTLQTQLTWDSWFGDRKRDTVPHGL
- the grnb gene encoding granulin b isoform X1, encoding MTLQMGLLCLALLGLSSALVCPDGGICQGKNTCCKNTEGGYGCCPLPRAECCSDHLHCCYEGTLCDLVHEKCVNKTVSLPWMTRLPTTPQLEETVKAVVCPDQVSECPDGTTCCQLPDSSWGCCPLAKAVCCDDRRHCCPEATKCDIAHLRCVSASLESFPLLVKLPARRRGNNPGLTTFVASIGSSVSCPDGKVSCPTAFTCCLLPNGEYGCCPYPKATCCEDHLHCCPANMECDLKHSQCRRGETVMPLMKKIPAVANDISCPDKKAFCPDLTTCCKMTNDTYGCCPMPNAVCCSDRVHCCPAGSECDLYHRTCLSTQRNPTMTLAEAATELLTVQRKVHSIPCNESVACADRSTCCKTLKGDWACCPLPQAVCCEDHLHCCPHGTICNLKSSTCDASTGNAVTPMLGHVPVFPLLEDGNNRCDKSTTCPGKSTCCKTASGSWACCPLLQAVCCDDHIHCCPHGKVCNLAAETCDDPWGFSPPVSWLTKVPALTLEVEDEKCDEKTRCPWGSTCCKMNSGQWACCPLPQAVCCNDHKHCCPKGYKCNVAEGTCDKPGGLSVAWLQKIPALQEEPGRTVSNPTRNMCDAQTSCPRDTTCCFMEKEHKWGCCPLPNAVCCKDGKHCCPSGYTCEPHHFSCSRGSHVIPWFAKVSAVTEPGAMIDVKCDNKSSCASGTTCCKLKTRKWGCCPLVKAVCCTDHEHCCPQGYTCNMQTGTCEKKQHYHHLSTIPQIEVLQSVKEAEDEEDVACDGRGEFRCSKQDTCCKISATEWSCCPSPRAVCCFDSKHCCPAGYSCDLKAGGCTLQTQLTWDSWFGDRKRDTVPHGL
- the grnb gene encoding granulin b isoform X3; translated protein: MTLQMGLLCLALLGLSSALVCPDGGICQGKNTCCKNTEGGYGCCPLPRAECCSDHLHCCYEGTLCDLVHEKCVNKTVSLPWMTRLPTTPQLEETVKAVVCPDQVSECPDGTTCCQLPDSSWGCCPLAKAVCCDDRRHCCPEATKCDIAHLRCVSASLESFPLLVKLPARRRGNNPGLTTFVASIGSSVSCPDGKVSCPTAFTCCLLPNGEYGCCPYPKATCCEDHLHCCPANMECDLKHSQCRRGETVMPLMKKIPAVANDISCPDKKAFCPDLTTCCKMTNDTYGCCPMPNAVCCSDRVHCCPAGSECDLYHRTCLSTQRNPTMTLAEAATELLTVQRKVHSIPCNESVACADRSTCCKTLKGDWACCPLPQAVCCEDHLHCCPHGTICNLKSSTCDASTGNAVTPMLGHVPVFPLLEDGNNRCDKSTTCPGKSTCCKTASGSWACCPLLQAVCCDDHIHCCPHGKVCNLAAETCDDPWGFSPPVSWLTKVPALTLEVEDEKCDEKTRCPWGSTCCKMNSGQWACCPLPQAVCCNDHKHCCPKGYKCNVAEGTCDKPGGLSVAWLQKIPALQEEPGRTVSNPTRNMCDAQTSCPRDTTCCFMEKEHKWGCCPLPNAVCCTDHEHCCPQGYTCNMQTGTCEKKQHYHHLSTIPQIEVLQSVKEAEDEEDVACDGRGEFRCSKQDTCCKISATEWSCCPSPRAVCCFDSKHCCPAGYSCDLKAGGCTLQTQLTWDSWFGDRKRDTVPHGL